The following proteins are co-located in the Imtechella halotolerans genome:
- the hemN gene encoding oxygen-independent coproporphyrinogen III oxidase, which produces MSTTLIQKYNVPGPRYTSYPTVPYWEPESFSYQMWIASFKQAFKESNISEGISIYIHLPFCESLCTFCGCHKRITKRHEVEHPYIKALLKEWQLYVEHMEEKPRIKEIHLGGGTPTFFSPENLKTLIDGLFELATRAEGYEFSFEGHPNNTTREHLQALYDVGFRRVSYGVQDYSPKVQKAIHRIQPFENVKKATEMAREIGYTSVSHDLIFGLPFQTLDDVLFTIEKTQELQPDRIAFYSYAHVPWIKGNGQRGFNEADLPTGEVKRQLYETGKARFAEMGYLEIGMDHFSLPSDSLYKAMDEERMHRNFMGYTASKTQLMIGLGVSSISDSWYGFAQNEKRLETYYELLSSNHLPVYRGHILNEEDLIIRKHILNLMCHFSTSWETYDMYFAELPDVLAKLYEMEQDGLIHITDNELHIPEHGKPFVRNVCMAFDLRLQRHVPQTQVFSMTV; this is translated from the coding sequence ATGAGCACCACTTTGATACAGAAATATAATGTACCTGGACCTCGTTATACCAGTTACCCTACTGTTCCTTATTGGGAGCCTGAAAGTTTTTCGTATCAGATGTGGATAGCGTCCTTTAAACAAGCTTTTAAGGAAAGTAATATTTCTGAAGGTATCAGCATATATATTCATCTTCCTTTCTGTGAAAGTTTATGTACTTTTTGTGGCTGTCACAAGCGAATTACAAAACGTCATGAGGTGGAGCATCCTTACATAAAAGCCTTGTTGAAAGAGTGGCAACTCTATGTGGAACATATGGAGGAAAAGCCACGTATTAAAGAGATTCACCTGGGTGGCGGAACCCCGACGTTCTTTTCTCCGGAAAACCTTAAGACACTTATTGACGGATTATTTGAATTAGCCACAAGAGCGGAAGGATACGAATTCAGTTTTGAAGGCCACCCAAACAATACAACCCGTGAGCACTTGCAAGCACTCTATGATGTAGGATTCAGGAGAGTGAGTTATGGAGTGCAGGATTATTCACCTAAAGTACAAAAAGCAATACATCGTATTCAGCCATTTGAAAATGTAAAAAAAGCAACAGAGATGGCTCGTGAGATAGGGTATACATCGGTAAGTCATGATCTGATTTTCGGACTTCCTTTTCAAACTCTAGATGACGTACTTTTTACCATTGAAAAAACTCAAGAATTACAACCAGACCGAATCGCCTTTTATAGCTATGCTCACGTTCCATGGATAAAAGGAAATGGACAACGTGGTTTTAATGAAGCTGACTTACCTACAGGAGAGGTTAAAAGACAGTTATATGAAACAGGTAAAGCACGTTTTGCTGAGATGGGATATTTAGAAATTGGAATGGATCATTTTTCATTGCCTTCAGACAGTCTGTATAAGGCAATGGATGAGGAACGTATGCATCGTAATTTTATGGGATATACGGCTTCTAAAACACAGTTGATGATAGGGTTAGGTGTGTCCAGTATTAGTGATAGTTGGTACGGTTTTGCGCAGAATGAAAAGCGTTTAGAAACATATTATGAATTGTTGTCTAGTAATCATTTACCAGTATATAGAGGACATATACTCAATGAAGAGGATTTAATTATTAGAAAGCATATTCTTAATTTAATGTGTCATTTTAGTACTTCTTGGGAAACTTACGATATGTATTTTGCTGAATTACCTGATGTGCTTGCTAAGTTGTATGAAATGGAGCAAGATGGTTTAATACATATTACAGATAACGAATTACATATACCAGAGCATGGAAAACCTTTTGT
- a CDS encoding pyridoxal-phosphate dependent enzyme has product MKYANNILETIGNTPLVKINKICQEVDALVLAKVETFNPGNSVKDRMAVKMIEDAEADGRLKPGGTIIEGTSGNTGMGLALGAIVKGYKLICVISDKQSKEKMDILRAVGAEVIVCPTNVEPEDPRSYYSVSKRLATEIPNSWYVNQYDNPSNTIAHYEQTGPEIWEQTEGKITHFVVGVGTGGTISGIGKYLKENNPNIKVWGVDTYGSVFKKYHETGIFDENEIYPYITEGIGEDILPKNVDFSIIDGFTKVTDKDAAIYTRKLAKEEGIFVGNSAGAAIKGLLQLKEHFKKDDVVVVLFHDHGSRYVGKMFNDDWMRDRGFLEVSIKTAADLVANQPQPLVTVKTEELVYHAMDRMKVHNISQLPVEDSNGFVGAVNETCLFRAFVADKNVADKPVKDIMMEAFPIVERETPIDKLSKLITRDNDAVLVHLGQEKYHIITKSDIILAM; this is encoded by the coding sequence ATGAAATACGCAAATAACATACTTGAAACAATCGGGAACACCCCTTTGGTTAAAATTAATAAAATATGTCAAGAGGTGGACGCTCTTGTATTGGCCAAAGTTGAGACATTCAATCCTGGGAATTCAGTGAAGGATCGTATGGCCGTAAAAATGATCGAAGATGCTGAGGCAGATGGGCGTTTGAAACCAGGTGGGACGATTATTGAAGGTACATCAGGAAACACTGGCATGGGATTGGCTTTAGGTGCTATTGTAAAAGGGTATAAGCTTATATGCGTTATTTCAGACAAACAATCTAAAGAAAAGATGGATATCTTAAGAGCTGTTGGAGCTGAAGTGATTGTATGTCCAACTAATGTGGAACCTGAAGACCCACGTTCGTACTATTCAGTTTCCAAGCGTTTGGCAACTGAAATTCCAAATTCATGGTATGTAAATCAATATGACAATCCCTCCAATACAATTGCCCATTACGAACAGACTGGGCCTGAAATTTGGGAACAAACTGAAGGCAAAATAACCCATTTTGTGGTAGGTGTTGGTACAGGAGGTACCATTTCGGGTATAGGAAAGTATTTGAAGGAAAACAACCCAAACATTAAAGTTTGGGGTGTAGATACGTATGGATCGGTGTTTAAAAAATACCACGAAACAGGTATTTTTGATGAGAATGAAATTTACCCATATATTACTGAAGGGATTGGGGAAGACATACTTCCAAAGAATGTTGATTTTTCAATAATAGATGGTTTTACAAAAGTTACAGATAAGGATGCTGCTATTTATACACGTAAGTTAGCCAAGGAGGAAGGTATCTTTGTTGGAAATTCAGCTGGAGCCGCTATTAAAGGATTACTCCAACTGAAGGAACATTTTAAAAAGGACGATGTGGTTGTGGTGTTATTTCATGATCATGGAAGTAGGTATGTAGGTAAAATGTTCAATGATGATTGGATGCGTGACAGAGGCTTCTTAGAGGTATCGATTAAGACTGCTGCTGATTTAGTTGCTAATCAACCACAGCCACTTGTGACTGTAAAAACAGAAGAGCTTGTATATCATGCAATGGATCGAATGAAAGTTCACAATATTTCTCAGCTGCCAGTAGAAGATAGTAATGGTTTTGTGGGAGCTGTAAATGAAACCTGTCTTTTTAGAGCATTTGTGGCAGACAAAAATGTAGCAGACAAGCCTGTGAAAGATATTATGATGGAAGCCTTTCCTATTGTAGAAAGAGAGACTCCAATAGATAAATTGTCTAAACTCATAACAAGAGATAATGATGCGGTCTTGGTGCATCTTGGTCAAGAAAAATATCATATTATAACCAAGAGTGATATTATTCTAGCAATGTAG
- a CDS encoding ABC transporter permease, whose protein sequence is MNFEFFIAKRITRAKDYKNSISAPIIKIAISAIALGVVMMLIAVATGTGLQRKIREKVSAFNGHIQIFNYDTNRSDVSVKPVSIHQDFYPKFEIVQGVKHIQAVAAKGGIIRTEKTFEGIIAKGVGKDYDWHYMKEFLIKGHLPNMNGERTDEILMSSFMANRLELKVGDDCSALFLRDDSDIPNQRRFKISGLYESGFQEFDASYVFVDIRHIQQINRWEDDQVGGFEVFLEDFDELQQKGDEIYGKTLSTLDSQTIADKYYFIFEWLRLFDFNIYMIIGIMILVGGINMITALLVLILERTQMIGILKALGSNNWSIRKIFLYNATYLISIGLLLGNLIGLSLLWLQDHFGLIKLDPATYYVTQAPVNIDLWHILALNAGTLLLCFLMLLLPSYIITRISPVKAIKFD, encoded by the coding sequence TTGAATTTCGAGTTTTTCATAGCTAAACGCATAACACGTGCCAAAGATTATAAAAATAGTATTTCGGCACCAATAATAAAAATAGCAATTTCTGCTATTGCTTTAGGAGTGGTAATGATGCTTATAGCAGTTGCTACCGGTACTGGATTACAACGTAAAATTCGTGAAAAGGTTTCGGCTTTCAATGGACATATACAGATTTTTAACTATGATACCAATCGCTCGGATGTTTCCGTAAAGCCGGTTTCAATTCATCAAGATTTTTATCCCAAATTTGAGATAGTTCAAGGTGTAAAACATATTCAAGCTGTAGCGGCAAAAGGAGGAATCATCCGTACAGAAAAGACTTTTGAGGGTATTATAGCTAAGGGTGTTGGTAAGGACTATGATTGGCATTATATGAAAGAGTTTCTTATAAAGGGACATCTTCCAAATATGAATGGTGAACGAACGGATGAGATTCTAATGTCATCTTTTATGGCCAATAGATTAGAACTTAAGGTTGGGGATGATTGCAGTGCTTTGTTTTTACGGGATGACTCTGATATTCCTAATCAGCGAAGGTTCAAGATTTCAGGTTTGTATGAAAGCGGTTTTCAAGAGTTTGATGCTTCTTATGTGTTTGTTGATATTCGACATATTCAACAAATTAATAGATGGGAAGATGATCAAGTAGGTGGTTTTGAAGTTTTTTTAGAAGATTTTGATGAATTACAACAAAAGGGAGACGAGATCTATGGTAAAACTCTGTCTACCCTTGACTCCCAGACGATAGCTGATAAGTATTATTTCATTTTTGAATGGTTGAGGTTGTTTGATTTTAATATATACATGATTATAGGAATCATGATATTAGTGGGTGGTATTAATATGATAACCGCGCTTTTAGTGTTGATTTTGGAGCGTACCCAAATGATAGGTATACTAAAAGCTTTGGGAAGTAATAATTGGAGTATTCGTAAAATATTTTTGTACAATGCAACTTATCTTATTTCTATTGGTTTATTGTTAGGGAACCTAATAGGGCTATCATTACTGTGGTTACAAGATCATTTTGGACTTATCAAACTTGATCCGGCCACCTATTATGTAACTCAAGCACCTGTCAACATAGATCTTTGGCATATATTGGCTTTAAATGCAGGGACATTACTGTTATGTTTTCTAATGTTATTATTGCCATCTTATATTATTACCCGCATTTCACCTGTAAAAGCAATCAAGTTTGATTAA
- a CDS encoding exo-beta-N-acetylmuramidase NamZ family protein, with protein sequence MEKFRMFKNTVLLLLLLVSCRNQSQNISSSTSLPIITGAQQIEVYLPILKDKNIGIVANQTSIVTNENGNHIHLVDTLLGHQINIVKVYAPEHGFRGTADAGEHIKDGKDSQTGLPIISLYGSNKKPSPIQLQGIDLMIFDLQDVGARFYTYISTLHYVMEACAENNIPVLLLDRPNPNGSIIDGPVLDPKFQSFVGMHPVPILHGMTIGEYARMINGQKWLKNGIECSLTVIPVKNYNHSMPYNLPIKPSPNLPNDQSINLYSSLCLFEGTNVSVGRGTEKQFQLYGSPFLPKGTFEFTPQPNHGAKSPMHNGIRCFGEDLSTTQKVTRLELKWLLKAYETTSDKSVFFNSFFTNLAGSKTLQNQIESGLSETEIRKSWQPGLNTFKEFRQLYLLYK encoded by the coding sequence ATGGAAAAATTTAGAATGTTCAAAAATACTGTTTTATTATTATTATTGTTGGTTTCTTGTAGAAATCAATCTCAAAACATCTCCAGTTCAACCTCTTTACCAATTATAACGGGCGCTCAACAAATTGAAGTTTATTTGCCAATTCTAAAAGATAAAAATATAGGAATTGTAGCCAACCAAACAAGCATTGTAACCAATGAAAATGGAAATCACATCCATTTGGTGGATACTCTTTTGGGCCATCAAATAAACATAGTAAAAGTGTATGCTCCTGAACACGGTTTTAGAGGGACTGCCGACGCTGGAGAACATATAAAGGATGGGAAGGACAGCCAAACAGGTCTCCCTATTATATCTTTATATGGAAGTAACAAAAAACCATCCCCCATACAATTACAAGGCATCGATCTAATGATTTTTGATTTGCAAGATGTAGGAGCCCGTTTTTACACATACATCTCAACACTGCACTATGTTATGGAGGCTTGTGCAGAAAACAATATACCTGTTTTATTGCTTGATCGCCCTAACCCTAATGGAAGTATTATTGATGGTCCAGTTTTAGACCCCAAGTTTCAAAGTTTTGTAGGAATGCACCCTGTCCCTATTTTACATGGAATGACTATTGGAGAATATGCAAGAATGATAAACGGCCAAAAATGGCTTAAAAATGGTATTGAATGCAGCCTTACCGTTATACCTGTTAAGAACTACAACCATTCAATGCCTTATAATCTCCCTATAAAGCCATCCCCTAATCTACCTAATGATCAATCAATTAACCTATACTCTAGTCTCTGCCTTTTTGAAGGCACCAACGTTAGTGTAGGACGTGGTACAGAAAAGCAATTTCAATTATATGGATCGCCTTTTCTCCCTAAAGGCACCTTTGAGTTTACCCCTCAACCTAACCATGGGGCTAAATCACCAATGCACAATGGAATTCGATGCTTTGGTGAAGATTTATCCACTACCCAAAAAGTAACTAGATTAGAATTAAAATGGCTACTAAAAGCCTATGAGACCACCTCTGACAAATCTGTTTTTTTTAATTCTTTTTTCACCAATTTGGCCGGATCTAAAACGTTACAAAATCAAATCGAATCAGGTTTAAGTGAAACTGAAATTCGAAAAAGTTGGCAACCTGGACTAAACACCTTTAAAGAATTTCGTCAGTTATACCTTCTTTACAAATAA
- a CDS encoding YkgJ family cysteine cluster protein, whose amino-acid sequence MDQLLKQLPQLAKDTHNENKKYFAKLKKKPPKNLDYIMQELHEDVFAHTDCLTCANCCKTTGPLFTQSDIERISKYLKLKPQQFIETYLRVDEDKDYVLQSVPCTFLDADNYCMIYDVRPKACREYPHTDRKKFHQITNLTLKNTAICPAAFNVVEAMKLRIKL is encoded by the coding sequence ATGGATCAATTATTAAAGCAACTTCCACAGTTGGCCAAAGATACGCATAACGAAAACAAAAAATACTTTGCCAAGCTGAAAAAGAAACCACCAAAAAATTTGGACTATATCATGCAAGAATTGCATGAGGATGTTTTTGCTCATACAGATTGTCTTACATGTGCCAATTGCTGCAAAACTACAGGTCCATTGTTCACGCAGTCCGATATTGAACGTATTTCTAAATATTTGAAGTTAAAGCCACAGCAATTTATTGAAACTTATTTACGAGTGGATGAAGATAAAGATTATGTGTTACAAAGTGTTCCTTGTACATTTTTAGATGCAGATAATTATTGCATGATATATGATGTACGGCCAAAGGCATGTCGAGAATACCCACATACTGATCGTAAAAAGTTTCATCAGATTACCAACCTCACCCTTAAAAATACAGCAATTTGTCCAGCCGCATTCAATGTGGTAGAGGCCATGAAATTGCGCATAAAGCTATAA
- a CDS encoding class I SAM-dependent methyltransferase: MNAQPMENNDLFGQAILDYQLGNYTEDLKTETSISEEDDLPLPYLFRNYNEMPPIEQKALQVAYGSVLDVGCGAGSHTLYLQNERSLTITAIDLSAKSIETCKLRGVHHAFVQDVMTLKEVKFDTILLLMNGAGMCGRLKKIAAFLSHLKTLLNPGGQILLDSSDIIYMFDEDEDGSHWIPTDHDYYGEVDYIVRYKGMEEPAFDWMYIDYNTLQNAAIANGFECELLLEGEHYDYLARLTHQE; the protein is encoded by the coding sequence ATGAACGCACAACCTATGGAAAACAATGATCTTTTTGGTCAAGCTATCCTTGATTATCAATTAGGAAATTATACCGAAGATCTTAAAACTGAAACTTCTATCTCAGAAGAAGACGATTTACCACTTCCCTACCTTTTTAGAAACTATAACGAAATGCCTCCAATAGAACAAAAGGCATTACAAGTAGCCTATGGAAGTGTATTAGATGTAGGCTGCGGTGCTGGCAGTCACACCCTTTATCTTCAAAATGAGCGTAGCTTAACTATTACAGCCATCGATTTATCCGCCAAAAGTATTGAAACCTGTAAATTAAGAGGGGTTCACCATGCTTTTGTACAAGATGTTATGACCTTAAAAGAGGTAAAATTCGACACGATTTTACTATTGATGAATGGCGCAGGAATGTGTGGCAGACTAAAAAAAATAGCCGCTTTTTTATCCCATTTAAAGACCTTATTAAATCCAGGAGGTCAAATTCTTCTGGATTCTTCGGACATCATTTATATGTTTGATGAAGATGAAGATGGCAGCCATTGGATCCCCACAGATCATGACTATTATGGTGAGGTCGATTATATTGTAAGATATAAAGGGATGGAAGAACCAGCATTTGATTGGATGTACATTGATTATAATACCCTACAAAATGCTGCAATTGCTAATGGCTTTGAATGTGAACTGCTTTTGGAAGGAGAACATTACGACTACCTTGCTAGACTTACACATCAAGAGTAA
- a CDS encoding 7-carboxy-7-deazaguanine synthase QueE has translation MTKEEVLALVDKGEMLPLMEEFYTIQGEGFYKGTAAYFIRVGGCDVGCHWCDVKESWNADLHPPTGIDKIVDNAAQYSQTIVVTGGEPLTWNMEPLTKALKAKGLKTHIETSGAYPLTGSWDWVCLSPKKVKLPVEGVYPHANELKMIVYNHHDFAFAEEQAAKVSDSCILYLQPEWSRRDKMIPEIVDFVMKNPRWKVSLQTHKYLNIP, from the coding sequence ATGACGAAAGAAGAAGTTTTAGCATTGGTAGACAAAGGAGAAATGCTTCCGCTTATGGAAGAGTTCTATACCATTCAAGGGGAAGGTTTTTACAAAGGGACTGCTGCATATTTTATTCGAGTTGGTGGTTGCGATGTTGGCTGTCATTGGTGTGATGTAAAAGAAAGTTGGAATGCTGATTTACATCCTCCAACTGGTATTGATAAAATAGTTGACAATGCAGCTCAATATTCACAAACAATAGTAGTGACAGGTGGCGAGCCCCTTACATGGAATATGGAGCCGTTGACTAAGGCTCTCAAGGCTAAAGGATTAAAAACTCATATTGAAACCTCTGGGGCATATCCACTAACAGGTTCTTGGGATTGGGTTTGCTTATCACCTAAGAAGGTTAAGTTGCCGGTAGAAGGTGTGTACCCGCATGCAAATGAATTGAAAATGATAGTATACAATCATCATGATTTCGCATTTGCTGAGGAACAGGCAGCAAAAGTTTCCGATAGCTGTATTTTATATTTACAGCCCGAATGGAGTAGACGAGATAAAATGATACCTGAGATTGTTGATTTTGTAATGAAAAATCCTAGATGGAAAGTATCATTGCAAACACATAAGTATTTAAATATTCCATAG
- a CDS encoding RidA family protein, which translates to MKTSHKFLILIGLIILESCANKSKNPIFHTSHINNRADLPFSEVVETNGLLFLSGQLGLDHTTGKLVDGGVIAETEQAIKNIESVLAHHNSSLDKVVKCTVILDDINDFQDFNKVYKKYFILKPARTTFAAESLARNAAIEIEVIAVK; encoded by the coding sequence ATGAAAACTTCCCATAAGTTTCTTATTCTTATTGGTTTGATAATATTAGAATCCTGTGCTAATAAATCCAAAAATCCTATTTTCCATACTTCTCATATTAATAACAGAGCTGATCTTCCTTTTAGTGAAGTGGTTGAAACAAATGGGTTATTGTTTCTGTCAGGTCAATTAGGGCTTGATCACACCACTGGAAAACTCGTTGATGGAGGGGTGATAGCTGAAACTGAACAAGCTATTAAAAATATTGAGTCTGTATTAGCACATCACAATAGTTCGTTGGATAAGGTGGTAAAATGTACGGTGATTTTGGATGATATTAATGATTTTCAAGATTTTAATAAGGTGTATAAGAAATATTTTATTTTAAAACCTGCTAGGACCACTTTTGCAGCTGAATCTTTAGCAAGAAACGCCGCAATTGAAATCGAGGTTATTGCAGTGAAGTAA
- a CDS encoding helicase HerA-like domain-containing protein, producing the protein MSQKEAFFNHITQGYTNKGPFITLGSAMLEGEAVTNAFVNIPLKTLNRHGLVAGATGTGKTKTIQILSEHLSQNGIPVLMMDIKGDFSGIAQPGEEKAFITERHAKIGLPYQTKGFPVEIMTISEQNGVRLRATISEFGPVLFSRILDLNDTQSGVVSILFKYCDDNHIPLLDLKDFKKTIQYITENGKEEIEREYGRISTATTGAIMRKVIELEQQGADLFFGEMSFEIDDLMRFDSQGNGYINIIRLTDIQDKPKLFSTFMLCLLAEIYNELPEQGDSDRPKLVIFIDEAHLIFNQASKTLLDQIETIVKLIRSKGVGLYFITQNPTDVPSGVLSQLGLKIQHALRAFTAKDRKAIKMTAENYPLSDFYKTDEVLTQLGIGEALVTALNEKGIPTPLAATMLRAPMSRMDILTDMELHQCISNSKLASKYNKTIDRESAYEILDKKIIQAEKEAQKEAEEKHQKQQNKSTTRRSTAQNPILKVVTSATFIRGVLGILNKVIKK; encoded by the coding sequence ATGAGTCAAAAAGAAGCTTTTTTCAACCATATTACACAAGGATACACTAATAAAGGACCATTTATCACATTAGGCAGCGCAATGCTTGAAGGCGAAGCTGTTACAAATGCTTTTGTTAATATACCTTTAAAAACACTCAACAGACATGGACTTGTAGCGGGTGCAACCGGGACTGGTAAAACCAAAACAATCCAAATTCTCTCAGAACATCTCTCGCAAAATGGAATTCCTGTTCTTATGATGGATATCAAAGGTGATTTTTCTGGAATTGCCCAACCTGGAGAAGAAAAAGCTTTTATCACTGAACGGCACGCTAAAATTGGACTACCCTATCAAACAAAGGGATTTCCAGTTGAGATTATGACTATTTCTGAACAAAACGGGGTTCGCTTAAGAGCCACAATATCAGAATTTGGTCCAGTTCTTTTTTCTCGTATTCTTGACCTGAATGACACTCAAAGTGGTGTTGTTTCTATTCTTTTTAAATATTGTGATGACAACCACATTCCTTTACTTGATCTAAAGGACTTCAAAAAAACCATTCAGTACATCACTGAAAACGGAAAAGAAGAAATCGAACGTGAATACGGACGAATTTCAACGGCAACTACTGGCGCTATTATGAGAAAAGTAATTGAGTTAGAACAACAAGGCGCTGACTTATTTTTTGGAGAAATGTCCTTTGAAATAGATGATTTAATGCGATTTGATTCCCAAGGCAATGGCTATATAAACATTATTCGTCTTACAGACATTCAAGATAAACCTAAACTATTCTCTACCTTTATGCTTTGCCTATTGGCAGAAATATATAATGAGCTACCTGAGCAAGGAGATAGTGACAGACCAAAACTAGTAATTTTTATTGACGAAGCTCATTTAATATTTAATCAAGCAAGCAAAACCTTACTAGATCAAATAGAAACCATTGTAAAACTTATACGTTCCAAAGGGGTTGGTCTTTATTTTATAACCCAAAATCCTACTGATGTACCTTCAGGCGTATTAAGTCAGCTTGGCTTAAAAATTCAGCATGCTTTACGTGCATTTACGGCCAAAGACCGTAAGGCTATAAAAATGACAGCTGAAAACTATCCACTATCTGATTTTTACAAAACAGATGAAGTATTAACCCAATTAGGAATAGGAGAAGCTTTAGTAACAGCTCTAAATGAAAAAGGTATTCCTACCCCGCTTGCGGCTACCATGTTACGTGCACCTATGAGCCGGATGGACATACTTACGGACATGGAACTTCATCAGTGTATTTCAAATTCAAAACTAGCTTCTAAATACAACAAAACTATTGACCGTGAAAGCGCCTATGAAATCCTAGACAAAAAGATTATACAAGCTGAAAAAGAAGCGCAAAAAGAGGCCGAAGAAAAACATCAAAAACAACAAAACAAATCAACTACTAGAAGAAGTACGGCACAAAACCCTATATTAAAGGTAGTTACTAGCGCTACTTTCATTAGAGGTGTTTTAGGCATATTAAATAAAGTAATAAAAAAATAA
- a CDS encoding DMT family protein: MKAFYTIGLLVLSNIFMTLAWYGHLKFKELKWFENLGLITIIFISWGLALFEYFFQVPANRIGFKDNGGPFSLLQLKVIQEVITLVVFVGFSLLFFKNESFRWNHLIGFIFLILAVYFIFKK, translated from the coding sequence ATGAAAGCCTTTTATACCATTGGACTTCTAGTACTATCGAATATCTTTATGACATTGGCTTGGTACGGACACCTAAAGTTTAAAGAACTAAAGTGGTTTGAAAACCTTGGACTCATTACTATTATTTTTATAAGTTGGGGATTAGCGCTTTTTGAATATTTCTTTCAGGTTCCAGCCAACCGTATTGGATTTAAAGATAATGGTGGTCCCTTTTCACTATTACAACTAAAGGTTATCCAAGAGGTTATTACATTAGTGGTTTTTGTAGGTTTTTCGTTGCTGTTTTTCAAGAATGAATCGTTCAGATGGAATCATTTAATTGGATTCATTTTTCTAATTCTTGCTGTTTATTTTATCTTTAAAAAATAA
- a CDS encoding cupin domain-containing protein, whose translation MSSKKYTIQKSPFIVPTNDGKHIEEHFGLIAGGSSQLSIARMIAPPGWSEPFQTPDFDEYTYIISGKKQFNIDGEIIILKTGESIKIEKKVRIQYSNPFNEPCHYISICTPAFDVHKVHRETI comes from the coding sequence ATGTCATCAAAAAAATATACAATTCAAAAATCTCCATTCATTGTTCCTACTAATGATGGAAAACATATTGAAGAGCACTTTGGTTTAATTGCTGGAGGATCATCTCAGCTTAGTATAGCTAGAATGATAGCCCCTCCTGGATGGAGCGAACCATTCCAAACCCCGGACTTTGATGAATACACTTATATCATTAGCGGAAAAAAACAGTTCAACATTGATGGCGAAATTATTATTTTAAAAACAGGAGAATCCATTAAAATTGAAAAAAAAGTTAGAATACAATATTCCAACCCATTCAACGAACCTTGCCATTATATATCTATATGTACCCCTGCTTTTGATGTCCATAAAGTTCACAGAGAAACTATTTAA